In one Oryza glaberrima chromosome 2, OglaRS2, whole genome shotgun sequence genomic region, the following are encoded:
- the LOC127762958 gene encoding uncharacterized protein LOC127762958, giving the protein MAAAAAAGVRKLAGTLRLLAAGRGSGCIPRARASPCETSFLPHRSFSAAKTGENGGATGGGKRSRIRRIVSIGVISIAGGVALSALNDLAIFHGCSSKAIKKATENQEVVEAIGVPIVRGPWYDASLAVGHRRRSVSCTFPVSGPQGSGIFQFKAIRNGDDGVLSFLRHHDWDILVMEAHLHVPSDDDKQKTLKINLIDCPDHPSRVSDCESIPWEREEQES; this is encoded by the exons atggcggcggcggcggcggcgggagtgaGAAAGCTCGCCGGAACACTccgcctgctcgccgccggccgcggatCCGGCTGTATCCCTCGGGCGCGGGCATCTCCATGCGAGACGAGTTTCCTTCCCCACCG CTCCTTCTCTGCGGCGAAAACCGGAGAAAATGGAGGTGCCACTGGTGGCGGGAAGAGGTCACGGATCCGGAGGATCGTGTCGATTGGGGTTATCAGCATCGCTGGCGGCGTCGCGCTTAGCGCCCTCAACGACCTTGCTATATTCCATGGATGCAGCAG TAAGGCAATTAAAAAGGCTACCGAGAACCAAGAAGTTGTAGAAGCAATTGGGGTGCCTATAGTAAGAGGACCATGGTATGATGCATCTCTTGCTGTGGGTCATCGACGAAGATCTGTATCATGTACATTCCCAGTGTCTGGGCCACAGGGCTCAGGAATTTTTCAATTCAAAGCTATTCGGAATGGAG ACGATGGTGTACTCTCTTTCCTACGGCATCATGACTGGGACATACTTGTCATGGAGGCTCATCTTCATGTGCCTTCAGATGATGACAAGCAGAAAACACTCAAGATAAACCTTATAGACTGTCCTGATCATCCTAGTAGAGTATCCGACTGTGAGAGTATTCCTTGGGAACGCGAAGAACAGGAGAGTTAA
- the LOC127762948 gene encoding uncharacterized protein LOC127762948 translates to MVEVGRKMRQAQLAEIQAREEALDSVMRETEEERQTALIASRVLDEALDDIRLQYDAHAEDLAKRAENARGVLEAAAAQERRASEADASLRVRTAALEAKRKALDERTRSAQEFEATIRRRIEVLDSKQREQDARSQEQAQRARELEGLARALEERARVLDQRESTLATHERAAAEAETSLRLREEVVAERDRTTLATKASAARRSEELRLQEEACRARDSALAKREAEVSRREVAACRLCEQLAKREEAVAGSEARHLESVRAECAALAARASELEAREKALAAGGQPGGRELASQLAAAQSALADLGRLVQDQAGEIAALRLTNEIGPGQLSDAVARLERTGRRVGISVRQDRKLPPTQSALALRLDGLAADLERLEEEVGKTIKSSSASLARAAVELVLASYQARDPDFAPWRALEEFPPGTEAGAREQVREAADAIVSNFEGSAPRFTSGLASDDESGSEDEGSGSRDGGDDVGGEDWDDVVSGAGLGSLGTP, encoded by the coding sequence ATGGTAGAAGTGGGGCGCAAGATGCGCCAAGCCCAACTGGCAGAGATCCAGGCGCGCGAGGAAGCACTGGACTCTGTCATGCGGGAGACGGAGGAAGAGCGGCAAACAGCACTGATCGCCTCAAGGGTCCTGGATGAGGCGCTAGACGACATCCGCCTGCAGTACGACGCCCATGCCGAGGACCTAGCGAAGAGGGCCGAAAACGCCCGCGGTGTCCTTGAGGCGGCTGCCGCCCAAGAGCGGCGGGCATCGGAGGCCGACGCCTCGCTGCGGGTTCggacggcggcgctcgaggCCAAACGCAAGGCCTTGGACGAGCGCACCCGTTCTGCGCAAGAGTTTGAGGCCACGATTCGTCGGCGAATCGAGGTTCTCGACTCGAAACAACGCGAGCAGGACGCGCGCAGCCAAGAGCAAGCGCAGCGAGCCCGGGAGCTGGAGGGGCTGGCTCGGGCGCTGGAGGAGCGAGCGCGTGTGCTAGACCAGCGGGAGTCCACCTTGGCCACCCacgagagggcggcggcggaggcggagacctCCCTTCGTCTCCGCGAGGAGGTCGTAGCTGAGCGCGACCGGACCACCCTTGCCACGAAGGCTTCGGCGGCCCGTCGCTCGGAGGAGCTAAGGCTCCAGGAAGAGGCGTGCCGGGCACGGGACTCTGCGCTCGCCAAACGCGAGGCCGAGGTGAGCCGCCGTGAGGTGGCGGCGTGCCGGCTGTGCGAGCAACTCGCGAAACGCGAGGAGGCTGTCGCCGGGAGCGAGGCTCGGCATTTGGAGAGCGTTCGAGCCGAGTGCGCGGCGTTGGCGGCAAGGGCTTCTGAGCTGGAGGCCCGGGAGAAGGCcctggcggcgggcggccagCCCGGCGGCAGGGAGTTGGCGAGCCAGCTTGCCGCGGCTCAGAGCGCTCTTGCTGACCTAGGGCGCCTGGTGCAAGATCAAGCTGGGGAGATTGCGGCCCTTCGCCTTACCAACGAGATCGGGCCCGGGCAACTCTCCGATGCCGTCGCTCGGCTGGAGCGCACAGGGCGCCGAGTAGGCATCTCCGTACGCCAGGACAGGAAGCTCCCGCCCACTCAGTCGGCACTCGCGCTCCGGCTGGATGGGCTGGCGGCTGACCTAGAGAGGCTGGAGGAAGAGGTCGGCAAGACCATCAAGTCGTCGTCGGCTTCGTTGGCGCGAGCCGCGGTGGAATTAGTCCTCGCCAGCTACCAAGCCCGCGACCCCGACTTCGCCCCATGGCGCGCGCTCGAGGAATTCCCCCCAGGAACCGAGGCCGGGGCTCGGGAGCAAGTCCGGGAGGCGGCCGACGCGATTGTCTCTAACTTCGAGGGGTCGGCCCCTCGGTTCACCTCCGGGCTTGCCTCGGACGATGAGAGCGGGAGCGAAGACGAGGGGAGCGGGAGCAGAGACGGTGGTGATGACGTTGGTGGCGAGGATTGGGACGACGTGGTCAGCGGCGCCGGCCTCGGGAGCTTGGGCACTCCGTGA
- the LOC127762955 gene encoding 5'-adenylylsulfate reductase-like 3 translates to MATRLLCWTALLLPIIAATAAASPLPEACPVPTAAEEILGPGGTCTPLDRRGDPVGVIEGDEVTLAKAITLLHMNKDDYIAVLFYASWCPFSQECKPNFEILASLFPSIRHFAFEESSIRPSIISRYGIHGFPTLFLLNSTMRVRYHGPRTVKSLAAFYRDVSGFDVSMTSEAVLHSVDGIELKKDAEQENCPFWWARSPEKILQQDTYLALATAFVILRLLYLLFPKIGSFAKRAWRRHTLFPNLVGVHEYFFTYLEQARQKFFRLYPSKRGNLQEGARNATAWASKSLASVSIGEPSTIGRTNSTNELR, encoded by the exons ATGGCGACGCGGCTGCTATGTTGGacggcgctcctcctccccatcatcgccgccaccgccgccgcctcgccgcttcCCGAGGCGTGCCCGGTGCCTACTGCGGCGGAGGAAATCCTTGGGCCTGGCGGCACATGCACGCCGCTGGATCGCCGCGGCGACCCTGTCGGCGTCATCGAG GGGGATGAGGTAACATTGGCGAAGGCCATTACTCTTCTTCACATGAACAAAGATGATTACATTGCTGTACTCTTCTATGCTTCCTGGTGCCCATTCTCACAAGAATGCAAGCCAAATTTTGAGATATTAGCATCTTTGTTCCCATCTATTCGGCATTTTGCGTTTGAAGAATCCTCAATCAGGCCAAG TATAATATCAAGATATGGGATTCATGGTTTTCCAACACTATTTCTCTTGAATTCAACTATGCGAGTGCGGTATCATGGACCACGGACTGTTAAGTCCCTGGCTGCTTTCTACCGTGATGTTTCAG GTTTCGATGTTTCAATGACGTCAGAGGCCGTGCTACATTCAGTAGATGGTATTGAGCTTAAGAAGGATGCTGAACAGGAAAATTGTCCATTCTGGTGGGCACGCTCACCGGAGAAAATACTTCAGCAGGATACTTATCTAGCACTGGCaactgcatttgtaatcttgaGGTTACTGTATCTTCTCTTTCCAAAGATAGGTTCCTTCGCCAAACGGGCGTGGAGGAGGCATACTCTTTTTCCAAACTTGGTGGGTGTGCATGaatatttcttcacctaccttGAACAAGCAAGACAGAAATTCTTTAGGTTATACCCTTCGAAGCGAGGGAATTTACAGGAAGGGGCCAGGAATGCCACTGCTTGGGCTTCCAAGTCATTAGCATCCGTCTCAATCGGAGAACCAAGCACTATTGGAAGGACAAACTCTACAAATGAGCTAAGATAA
- the LOC127762945 gene encoding probable pectin methyltransferase QUA2, which translates to MSRALYRGASGIGGKPAAGYDAADEARYDPKEPSENGIGGAGGRGRKRHLAVAAVKIGVLVLAAAALVGSVAWAGSLYAGRGAAAAAAAAAASRGYRRLQEQLVTDLLDIGELAGGGVRAREAEVCVPEYENYVPCYYNVSDAVDVADLGGGVVISYERQCSREGKIACLVAPPRSYRIPVRWPSGKGFIWKDNVRISGQEFSSGSLFKRMMVEEDQISFPSDAHMADGVEDYAHQIAEMIGLRNEFNFNEAGVRTVLDIECGFGTLGAHLFQRDLLTMCIANYEASGSQVQITLERGIPAMIGSFASKQLPYPYLSFDMVHCAKCNIEWDKNDGGFLVEVDRLLRPSGYFVWTSSLNTHRALRDKENQKKWRTIRDFADSLCWEMLSQQDETIVWKKTNKLDCYSSRKSGPVLCTHDPESPYYQPLNPCIAGTRSQRWISIEHRTTWPSQSRLNSTELDIHGVHSEDFAENTANWDSMVRNYWSLLSPLIFSDHPKRPGDEDPQPPFNMLRNVLDMNAHFGGFNAALLKAGKSVWVMNVVPTNAPNYLPLIFDRGFIGVQHDWCEAFPTYPRTYDMVHADGFLSLEKHQKHRCSTLDIFLEVDRILRPEGWVIIRDTAPLIEAARSVVTQLRWDARILDLDIASDEKLLVCQKPFIRKQ; encoded by the exons ATGTCGCGGGCGCTGTACCGGGGGGCGTCGGGGATCGGCGGCAAGCCGGCGGCGGGGTATGACGCGGCCGACGAGGCGCGGTACGACCCCAAGGAGCCCAGCGAGAACGGCattggcggcgccggcgggagggggaggaagcggcacctcgcggtggcggcggttaAGATCGGGGTCCTCGTgctcgcggcggccgcgctCGTGGGGTCGGTGGCGTGGGCGGGGTCGCTGTACGCCGGGCGAGGGGCTGCCGCGgctgcggccgcggccgccgccagccgtgGGTACCGCCGgctgcaggagcagctggtCACGGACCTGCTCGAcatcggcgagctcgccggcggcggggtccgcgcgcgggaggcggaggtgTGCGTTCCTGAGTACGAGAACTACGTGCCGTGCTACTACAACGTGTCCGACGCCGTCGACGTAGCGGATCTGGGCGGTGGCGTCGTGATAAGCTACGAGCGGCAGTGCTCGCGCGAGGGCAAAATCGCGTGCCTCGTCGCGCCGCCACGGAGCTACCGGATCCCCGTGCGGTGGCCGAGTGGCAAGGGGTTCATCTGGAAAGACAACGTGCGGATTAGCGGGCAGGAGTTCTCGTCGGGGAGCCTGTTCAAGAG GATGATGGTGGAGGAGGACCAGATCTCATTCCCATCGGACGCACATAtggctgatggtgtggaggattacgCACATCAGATTGCAGAGATGATTGGTCTGCGGAACGAGTTCAATTTCAATGAGGCCGGG GTTAGGACAGTTCTTGATATAGAATGTGGATTTGGTACCTTGGGAGCACACCTTTTTCAGAGAGATCTCTTGACCATGTGCATTGCTAACTATGAGGCGTCAGGCAGTCAAGTGCAAATAACACTAGAGAGAGGAATCCCTGCAATGATtggttcatttgcatcgaaACAGCTTCCATATCCCTATCTTTCTTTTGATATGGTGCATTGTGCAAAATGCAATATTGAATGGGACAAAAATG ATGGTGGTTTCTTGGTTGAAGTGGATAGATTATTAAGGCCCAGTGGATACTTTGTGTGGACATCAAGTCTGAATACACACAGGGCTTTGCGTGACAAAGAAAATCAAAAGAAGTGGAGAACCATTCGCGACTTTGCCGATAGCCTCTGTTGGGAGATGTTGTCACAACAAGATGAGACAATTGTGTGGAAAAAGACAAATAAATTGGATTGCTACAGTTCAAG GAAATCAGGCCCTGTGCTTTGTACTCATGATCCAGAATCACCATATTACCAACCACTAAATCCCTGCATAGCAGGAACAAGAAGTCAGCGATGGATTTCCATTGAACATCGCACTACATGGCCTTCTCAGTCTAGGTTGAACTCAACAGAACTTGATATACATG GGGTGCATTCAGAAGACTTTGCCGAGAATACTGCAAACTGGGACTCAATGGTGCGAAACTACTGGTCTTTGCTGTCTCCTCTTATATTTTCTGATCATCCAAAGAGACCCGGTGATGAGGACCCACAACCACCATTTAACATGCTAAGGAATGTTCTAGACATGAATGCTCATTTCGGTGGATTTAATGCTGCTTTACTTAAGGCTGGAAAATCTGTATGGGTGATGAATGTTGttcctacaaatgctccaaACTATCTGCCGCTAATTTTTGATCGTGGTTTTATTGGGGTTCAACATGACTG GTGTGAAGCATTTCCAACTTATCCAAGAACATATGATATGGTCCATGCTGATGGCTTTCTATCACTTGAGAAGCACCAAAAGCATAGATGTTCTACTCTTGATATATTCTTGGAAGTTGATCGCATCCTACGTCCAGAG GGTTGGGTTATAATCCGTGACACTGCCCCTCTTATTGAAGCTGCAAGATCTGTTGTAACACAGCTCAGGTGGGATGCCCGTATTTTGGATCTTGACATAGCTAGTGATGAAAAACTTCTGGTCTGTCAGAAGCCATTTATTAGAAAACAATGA
- the LOC127762944 gene encoding lysine-specific histone demethylase 1 homolog 1 yields the protein MEEGSEAQPPLQPEAVSAEASEPPPPVPMDQDEGQAAAAEAMEGEAEGAAAAAGTIEGEAGYAAADADPMEDEAADEAGAAEPMEDDPPTSSAPSATAAVDDSTIARKRRRRKKQFPGMIPTAGVRVLRAAASAPSAAHLNGVPRRRGRPPTSSSLRLARELDAEALIALAAGFPADSLSEDEVAAAVLPRIGGVDQTNYLVVRNHVLALWRSNPLSPVASNAALASIRAEHAHLVAAAHSFLSDHAYINFGLAPSVISLPPCPPPSLPPPSVLIVGAGFAGLAAARHLMSLGFKVAIVEGRLRPGGRVFTKSMRSTAAEYPDIAAAADLGGSVLTGINGNPLGVIARQLGFPLHKVRDKCPLYLPDGRPVDPDMDARVEAAFNQLLDKVCQLRQVVADSIPHGVDVSLGMALEAFRAAHGVAAEREERMLLDWHLANLEYANAAPLADLSMAFWDQDDPYEMGGDHCFIPGGNSRFVRALADGIPIFYGQNVRRIQYGCDGAMVYTDKQTFRGDMVLCTVPLGVLKKGNIQFVPELPAQKREAIERLGFGLLNKVVLLFPYDFWDGRIDTFGHLTEDSGQRGEFFLFYSYSSVSGGPLLIALVAGESAIEFEKTSPAENVEKVLETLRKIFSPKGIEVPKPLQAICTRWGTDKFTYGSYSYVAIGSSGDDYDILAESVCDRVFFAGEATNRRYPATMHGALLSGYREAANIVRAARRRAKKVDSPKKMDVNDEVKYEVKVDNIDLDDLFRTPDAAFGGFSVLHDPSTSEPDSISLLRVGIGARKLGSGSLFLYGLIMRKNVANLAAMEGDEQRLSTLYRDFGTKLVGLDGLGDSGSSLISRIKAAARK from the coding sequence ATGGAGGAAGGCAGCgaggcgcagccgccgctccagccggaGGCCGTATCAGCCGAAGCCtcggagccgccgcctcctgtccCAATGGACCAAGACGAGGGCCAGGCGGCAGCTGCGGAGGCCATGGAGGGGGAAGCTGAAggcgctgcggcggccgcggggacCATTGAGGGCGAAGCGGGATATGCCGCGGCGGATGCTGATCCCATGGAGGATGAAGCGGCGGACGAAGCCGGCGCCGCTGAGCCCATGGAGGACGacccgccgacgtcgtccgcgccgtccgccaccgcggccgTTGACGACTCGACCATCGCgcggaagcgccgccgccgtaagAAGCAGTTTCCCGGCATGATCCCCACGGCGGGTGTCCGTGTCCTCcgagcagccgcctccgccccatCCGCGGCGCATCTCAACggcgtccctcgccgccgtggtcgGCCCCCGACCTCCTCCTCACTCCGCCTCGCGCGAGAGCTCGATGCTGAGGCTCTCATAGCCCTCGCGGCGGGGTTCCCGGCGGACTCCCTCTCCGAggacgaggtcgccgccgccgtcctcccacGCATCGGTGGCGTCGACCAGACCAACTATCTCGTCGTCCGCAACCACGTCCTCGCGCTCTGGCGCTCAAATCCGCTCTCCCCGGTTGCATCcaacgccgcgctcgcctccatTCGCGCCGAGCACGCCCACCTCGTCGCTGCTGCGCATTCCTTCCTTTCAGACCATGCGTACATCAATTTTGGCCTTGCTCCATCAGTTATTTCCCTCCCACCGTGcccccctccttccctccctcccccctctgtCCTTATTGTTGGTGCTGGTTTTGCCGGCCTCGCTGCTGCACGGCACCTGATGTCCCTTGGCTTCAAGGTCGCCATTGTTGAAGGACGACTGCGCCCTGGCGGCCGTGTGTTTACTAAGTCTATGCGCTCCACTGCTGCAGAATATCCTGACATTGCAGCTGCTGCTGATCTTGGAGGCAGTGTGCTCACCGGTATCAATGGAAATCCCCTTGGTGTCATTGCACGGCAGCTTGGGTTTCCACTGCATAAGGTGCGGGACAAGTGCCCGCTGTATCTTCCGGATGGTCGCCCAGTTGACCCTGACATGGACGCCCGTGTTGAGGCTGCCTTTAACCAGCTTCTTGATAAGGTCTGCCAACTGCGGCAGGTTGTTGCGGACAGCATCCCACATGGCGTGGATGTGTCACTTGGCATGGCATTGGAGGCGTTCCGAGCGGCACATGGTGTCGCTGCTGAGCGAGAGGAACGAATGCTTCTTGACTGGCATCTAGCTAATCTGGAGTATGCCAATGCTGCTCCTCTAGCTGATCTATCCATGGCCTTCTGGGATCAGGATGATCCATATGAAATGGGTGGTGACCACTGCTTTATTCCTGGCGGCAATTCTCGTTTTGTCCGTGCGCTTGCTGATGGCATCCCAATATTCTATGGGCAGAATGTGCGAAGGATACAGTATGGGTGTGATGGTGCGATGGTGTACACGGATAAACAGACTTTCCGTGGTGATATGGTGCTCTGCACTGTCCCCCTTGGTGTGCTCAAGAAGGGTAACATTCAGTTTGTGCCTGAGCTCCCAGCTCAGAAGCGAGAGGCCATCGAAAGATTGGGTTTTGGTTTGCTTAACAAGGTTGTGCTGCTGTTCCCCTATGACTTCTGGGATGGCAGGATCGATACATTTGGGCACTTGACGGAGGATTCTGGTCAGCGTGGAGAATTTTTCCTGTTCTATAGCTATTCATCGGTCTCAGGAGGGCCACTGCTCATTGCGCTTGTTGCTGGGGAATCTGCAATCGAGTTTGAGAAGACATCGCCAGCTGAAAATGTTGAGAAGGTGCTAGAAACACTTAGGAAAATATTTTCACCAAAGGGGATTGAGGTTCCAAAGCCTTTGCAGGCCATATGTACTCGATGGGGTACTGATAAGTTTACATATGGTTCATATTCTTATGTggctattggatcttctggtgaCGATTATGACATTCTGGCAGAGAGTGTGTGCGACAGAGTTTTCTTTGCTGGGGAGGCAACAAATAGGCGGTATCCTGCAACGATGCATGGAGCTTTACTTAGCGGGTACAGGGAGGCTGCCAACATTGTAAGAGCAGCTAGGAGGAGAGCGAAAAAGGTGGACTCACCTAAGAAAATGGATGTTAACGATGAAGTCAAATATGAAGTTAAAGTCGACAACATTGATCTGGATGATCTCTTCCGTACTCCTGATGCTGCTTTTGGGGGCTTCTCAGTTCTCCATGATCCATCTACCTCTGAACCTGATTCAATTTCATTGTTACGTGTTGGAATTGGTGCAAGAAAGTTAGGATCTGGCTCGCTTTTCCTCTATGGCTTAATTATGCGAAAAAATGTAGCCAATTTAGCTGCAATGGAGGGTGATGAGCAACGATTGAGTACACTGTACCGAGATTTTGGGACAAAACTCGTGGGTTTAGATGGCTTGGGTGACTCTGGGTCAAGCCTTATATCTCGGATAAAAGCTGCTGCTAGGAAATAA
- the LOC127762953 gene encoding probable RNA-binding protein ARP1, which yields MAAASSSTSSAAGSAAPAHAPAAGGAGGGGSSGVPNHRTRFGDTTLTKVFVGGLAWETPSKGLQNHFQQYGEILEAVVITDRETSRSKGYGFVTFREPESAREAVRNPNPTIGGRRANCNIASMGPPRPSPSRGRAPRGSHFPNQPHMGPQPYMGGRLPPQHMTAPPQQMYYHPQFGYWYPQDYPYQQHAVYNSQALQHYYPQLYGPTSPSTPSYQFMGYMPGALGPRAGFSPMQQQAPRPPFIQQPAPQFDGGSFPPGPSLPPDFRLQLPPHALSRQPDETTGAQSAPPVSASAAATPTTDSKEASKTVESNSDLNTSN from the exons ATGGCTGCGGCCTCGTCATCGACGTCGTCCGCTGCTGGGTCGGCAGCGCCGGCtcacgcgccggcggcgggaggtgccggcggcggcggcagcagcggggtACCGAACCACCGGACGCGGTTCGGCGACACCACGCTGACCAAGGTGTTCGTCGGCGGCCTGGCGTGGGAGACGCCGTCCAAGGGCCTGCAGAACCACTTTCAGCAATACGGCGAAATCCTCGAGGCCGTCGTCATCACCGATCGCGAGACCAGCCGCTCTAAGGGCTACGGATTC GTGACGTTCAGGGAGCCGGAGTCCGCGCGGGAGGCGGTGCGGAACCCGAACCCGACgatcggcggccggcgagccaaCTGCAACATTGCGTCCATGGGGCCGCCGcgtccgtcgccgtcgcgaG GGCGGgccccacgtgggtcccacttccCGAATCAGCCACACATGGGCCCGCAGCCTTACATGGGCGGCCGGTTGCCGCCGCAGCATATGACGGCCCCACCTCAACAGATGTACTACCATCCTCAGTTCGG GTACTGGTACCCACAAGATTATCCTTACCAACAG CATGCCGTGTACAATTCACAAGCGCTACAGCATTACTACCCTCAGCTGTATGGTCCAACATCCCCTTCAACACCGTCGTACCAGTTTATGGGGTACATGCCGGGTGCCCTGGGTCCAAGGGCTGGCTTCTCTCCGATGCAGCAACAAGCTCCACGGCCACCTTTCATTCAGCAGCCTGCGCCGCAGTTCGACGGGGGCTCTTTCCCTCCAGGACCTTCTCTCCCACCGGATTTCAGACTCCAGTTGCCCCCTCATGCACTCTCAAGGCAACCAGATGAAACAACCG GTGCTCAATCAGCTCCGCCAGTCTCCGCGAGTGCAGCTGCAACTCCAACCACAGACAGCAAGGAAGCATCAAAGACTGTAGAATCAAATTCAGATCTAAACACCTCGAACTGA